The genomic region GCCAATAATGTGGGGCTCCATCACCAATGGCCTGAATGAATCAGATAGCCAGCCCGGCTCAGTTACTGGATTGGCACGTAACTACCTTGAGTTCGAGCGCAGCCAACAAGCGTCGCCTGGTTTTCGTGCCGAGTTTGAAGTGTCTGCCACCAATGAAGTGGCCATGGTTCAAGGGTTTGATCGCGGACCAATGGCCGATGCGGCAGCTAAACTGGATGTGCAATGGCAGGGACAAAACTGGGCGTTCGGCTTAAGCCCGGCCTATGCCCACAACCCCGATGACAACGAAAGCGCCCGCTTTGATGGCTCCTACCTCGCAGCCACCGCCGGCAACTGGGTGTTTGGTGCCGGGGCTGTCGATCGCTGGTGGGGGCCTGGCTGGCAATCCAGCCTTATCCTGTCTAACAACGCCCGGCCAATGCCCTCCGTATGGCTGAACCGCAAAGACGCTTCTGCGCCTGAAAGCCGCTGGCTCAGCTGGATTGGGCCCTGGCAATTCACCCTGCTTGCCGGGCAGTACGAAAAAGAACGCAAAGTGCCCGAAGCCAAGCTGATTGGTATGCGCCTGAATGTTCGCCCATTCGACGGGCTGGAACTGGGCTTCTCCCGCGCCATTATGTTCGGTGGCGAAGGCCGGCCTGAAGGTGGCTCCACCATCTGGAACGCGTTGATTGGAAAAGACAACGGCCAACTGGAAGGAAACGACCCAGGCAACCAGCTTGCCAGCATAGATGCCCGTTACGGCTTCGCAATCGGAAATCAATCCATGGGCGTGTACGCTCAGATGATGGGCGAAGACGAAGCAGGAGCATTCCCCGCCCGCAAGTCCTGGCTCTTGGGCACCGACTGGACAAGCCAGCTGTTCAGCGGCGAACAGCAATGGTTTATTGAGTACGCCAACACCTTGGCTGATGATTTTATGGGGACTGCCATGCCTGGCATCACCTACGATCACTCCCGTTATAAGAGCGGCTACCGTTATTACGGTCGCACCATGGGTGCCAGTTTTAGTGGCGATGCAGAGGCTATTACGCTCGGCGGTTTTCATTTTTTCGATGACGGCCGAAACCTTTCTGCCAGCTTAAGTGTTGTTGAGTTCAACAAAGATGGCGCAAGAAGAACGCCCGTTATTGATGAGAAAATCAAACTGATGGTGCCTGCCGAAAGCTCTAAACAAGTTATTGGCAAAGTTGCC from Marinobacter sp. LV10R510-11A harbors:
- a CDS encoding capsule assembly Wzi family protein, which produces MTLKHWTLVGGAVACLASFYTAAAPWLEPGDARARFAVQKLADRGHLSRPVTSWPIMWGSITNGLNESDSQPGSVTGLARNYLEFERSQQASPGFRAEFEVSATNEVAMVQGFDRGPMADAAAKLDVQWQGQNWAFGLSPAYAHNPDDNESARFDGSYLAATAGNWVFGAGAVDRWWGPGWQSSLILSNNARPMPSVWLNRKDASAPESRWLSWIGPWQFTLLAGQYEKERKVPEAKLIGMRLNVRPFDGLELGFSRAIMFGGEGRPEGGSTIWNALIGKDNGQLEGNDPGNQLASIDARYGFAIGNQSMGVYAQMMGEDEAGAFPARKSWLLGTDWTSQLFSGEQQWFIEYANTLADDFMGTAMPGITYDHSRYKSGYRYYGRTMGASFSGDAEAITLGGFHFFDDGRNLSASLSVVEFNKDGARRTPVIDEKIKLMVPAESSKQVIGKVAYGTQLLNGWLDLSVQFADKKLELVNLAENQSGQWSVGASWRYRF